From a region of the Athene noctua chromosome 14, bAthNoc1.hap1.1, whole genome shotgun sequence genome:
- the LOC141966177 gene encoding olfactory receptor 4S2-like yields MVPMENKNNVTEFILHGLTQDKTVAKMCFSLFLIFYATIILGNLLIITTIKTSEQLNSPMYFFLSYLSFVDISYSTVTAPKLIYDLLVEKKTISFVGCIAQLFAVHFFGCTEIFLLTVMAYDRCIAICKPLHYTNIVNKHVCGWLVAASWVGGFIHSVVQTLLAIWLPFCGPSEIDHYFCDVHPLLKLACTDVYIIGVIVAVNSGGISLSCFVVLVVSYAVILVSLRTCSSKVRLKSLYTCSSHITVVILFFGPCIFIYIRPSTTFSADKMVSVFYTIITPMLNPLIYTLRNEEVKNAMKKLWIRKVKRCDKQNNTVHVCMM; encoded by the coding sequence ATGGTGCCTATGGAGAACAAAAACAATGTGACTGAGTTCATCCTCCATGGACTGACACAAGACAAGACAGTAGCAAAAATGTGCTTCTCATTATTCTTAATCTTCTATGCCACCATCATTCTTGGAAACCTGCTTATCATCACTACTATAAAGACAAGTGAACAGCTGAACTctcccatgtacttcttcctgaGCTACTTGTCTTTTGTAGACATCAGTTACTCTACTGTCACAGCTCCCAAACTAATTTATGACCTTCTTGTTGAGAAGAAGACCATCTCTTTTGTGGGTTGCATAGCTCAACTCTTTGCAGTCCATTTCTTCGGATGCACAGAGATCTTCCTTCTCACGGTGATGGCCTATGATCGCTGCATTGCTATATGTAAGCCACTTCATTACACAAATATTGTGAACAAGCATGTCTGTGGCTGGCTGGTGGCAGCTTCTTGGGTGGGAGGCTTTATACACTCAGTGGTGCAGACCTTGCTGGCCATTTGGCTACCGTTTTGTGGGCCCAGTGAGATTGACCATTACTTCTGTGATGTTCACCCTTTACTGAAGCTGGCCTGCACTGACGTCTACATCATTGGTGTCATTGTGGCTGTCAATAGTGGTGGCATTTCCCTGAGCTGCTTTGTTGTTCTTGTTGTGTCCTATGCTGTTATCTTGGTTTCTTTGAGGACATGCTCTTCCAAGGTGCGTCTCAAATCACTCTATACATGTAGTTCCCACATCACTGTTGTAATTCTGTTCTTTGGGCCATGCATTTTCATCTATATACGCCCTTCCACCACCTTCTCAGCAGACAAGATGGTCTCTGTGTTCTACACCATCATTACGCCTATGCTCAATCCCTTAATCTACACCCTCCGAAATGAAGAAGTGAAAAATGCCATGAAAAAGTTGTGGATCAGAAAAGTGAAGAGGTGTgataaacaaaacaacacagtGCATGTTTGCATGATGTGA